The Maridesulfovibrio frigidus DSM 17176 genome has a segment encoding these proteins:
- the aprB gene encoding adenylyl-sulfate reductase subunit beta, translating into MPTFVNPEKCDGCKGGEKTACMYICPNDLMILDPEAMRAYNQEPDACWECYSCVKICPQGAVEARPYGDFAPMGGTSIPMRSAEDIMWTVKFRNGDVKRFKFPIRTTPEGSIKPYEGKPEPTDLDNELLFTETELAVPQVDAGNEIKIGDADKTLTIKDLL; encoded by the coding sequence ATGCCGACCTTTGTCAATCCAGAAAAGTGTGATGGCTGTAAAGGCGGAGAAAAGACCGCTTGCATGTACATCTGCCCTAATGATCTTATGATTTTGGACCCCGAAGCAATGCGGGCTTACAACCAGGAACCAGATGCATGTTGGGAGTGTTACTCCTGTGTAAAGATTTGTCCTCAGGGAGCTGTTGAAGCTCGTCCTTACGGCGACTTTGCACCAATGGGTGGAACATCCATCCCAATGCGTTCAGCTGAAGACATCATGTGGACTGTTAAGTTCCGTAATGGCGACGTTAAGCGCTTTAAGTTCCCAATCCGCACTACTCCTGAAGGATCAATTAAGCCTTACGAAGGTAAGCCTGAGCCTACAGACCTGGATAACGAACTTCTTTTCACTGAAACAGAACTAGCTGTACCACAGGTAGACGCTGGCAATGAAATCAAAATTGGTGATGCAGACAAGACCTTAACTATTAAGGACCTGCTTTAA
- a CDS encoding branched-chain amino acid ABC transporter substrate-binding protein, giving the protein MKRLFMTVLLAAAVIMLGSGMAFAKTLKIGTMGPLTGPYAADGVDIKNGVLTAVEVMKANGGIPGFDDIEVLPQDTACEPRQAVATANKLINEGVNGVVGSYCSSATLPASEVLDEESIIMITPASTAEKVTTRGLPYMFRMCGRNDDQSKTAVKFMTDELKAKTIYLVDDKTAYSQGLADGVEKMAAEAGIKVLGHEHVNQGDKDFSAILTKVKTEKPDVFYMSMQNSATGALMLIQAKRMGIKAAIIGQDAVYHPQLMEIAKNAAENVYLTFGYTDKEAPAYKEFDAKYTPLHGNIGAYSGYAYDSAMAYMMAVKAAGSTDPAKVKAELMKLDYNGATKHVKFQANGDSGSDYVIFKVKDGKFTTYWNPATGLY; this is encoded by the coding sequence ATGAAACGTTTATTTATGACAGTTCTGCTTGCTGCAGCTGTAATTATGCTCGGCTCCGGCATGGCATTCGCTAAAACACTGAAAATAGGCACAATGGGACCTTTGACCGGACCCTACGCTGCTGATGGTGTTGATATCAAAAATGGTGTTTTGACAGCTGTTGAAGTTATGAAAGCTAACGGTGGAATTCCCGGTTTCGATGATATCGAAGTTCTTCCTCAGGATACTGCATGTGAGCCACGTCAAGCTGTTGCAACAGCTAACAAGCTGATCAACGAAGGCGTAAATGGCGTAGTTGGTTCTTACTGTTCCAGTGCGACTCTTCCTGCTTCCGAAGTTCTTGATGAAGAAAGCATCATCATGATCACACCAGCTTCAACTGCTGAAAAAGTTACTACTCGCGGCCTTCCTTACATGTTCCGCATGTGTGGGCGTAACGATGACCAGAGTAAGACTGCAGTTAAATTCATGACTGACGAACTTAAAGCTAAAACTATCTACCTTGTAGATGATAAAACAGCATACTCTCAGGGGCTAGCTGATGGCGTTGAGAAAATGGCTGCAGAAGCTGGAATCAAAGTTCTAGGTCATGAGCATGTCAATCAGGGCGACAAAGATTTCTCCGCTATCCTAACAAAAGTTAAAACCGAAAAGCCTGACGTTTTCTACATGTCCATGCAGAACTCAGCTACAGGCGCACTTATGCTTATTCAGGCTAAGCGCATGGGTATTAAGGCAGCAATTATCGGACAGGATGCAGTATATCATCCTCAGCTCATGGAAATCGCAAAGAATGCAGCTGAAAATGTTTACCTGACTTTCGGTTACACAGATAAAGAAGCTCCTGCATACAAAGAATTCGACGCTAAATACACACCACTTCATGGCAACATCGGAGCATACTCCGGTTACGCATATGATAGTGCTATGGCATACATGATGGCTGTTAAAGCTGCTGGATCAACTGATCCTGCAAAAGTTAAAGCAGAACTCATGAAGCTTGATTACAACGGTGCTACTAAGCACGTTAAGTTCCAGGCAAATGGTGATTCCGGTTCCGACTACGTTATCTTTAAAGTTAAAGATGGTAAGTTCACAACATACTGGAATCCAGCAACAGGTCTTTACTAG
- a CDS encoding FAD-dependent oxidoreductase, protein MPEKIGVYFDQASISPFLKAEDIAEFVGKVYANECPVIKCHPRLNSEEGRKLIQEDIDAGNVDAVLICGTSPRVDWDIFNFDNVMVERVNLREQCIKVFRNPDGSLPDPDGEVPELLQIMANEYVKMGLMKLTKGGIPEAQVLSCTKVVMVLGGGFTGLTAALYAAKTNHDVILVEKQDTLGGKAAGMYKTFPLAYPYLEAHATGIEDLIAEVESNSRIKVLKSAELTTLEGAPGEYTANIKVGSSSEAMPVGAVVLATGWVPQDTKYVEPMGYGSSKVVTAAEFEAMVKAGKMDATSVAFVLDTRLSEAKFAAEEDVYANRSDEEIASDDADAKVAADAKTAQAAEDGVEEEFVYEDMESYKHLPYSSELSSLVALKQANYVREMNEDGIAYIIYDHMMVPGVNERYYRAAQDDPGIMLTKGTVTSVKEEGNSMVIAASNTLLGENIEIQADLVVVPTGMVPTTAHDPTINLVYRQGPAFPDLKQFDGYADSNYICFPYETRRTGVYAAGCVRQPMTMGLAREDAAGAVLKAIQCINSANHGVAVHPRSGDNSYPVFNFMRCTQCKRCTEECPFGALDDDEKGTPKPNPSRCRRCGTCMGACPERVIGFDNYNIDMVGSMIKQVDVPDDMEVGGPRFIVLACENDAYPALDMAAMRGKGWSPYVRVVPVRCLGSVNTIWIADAMSKGIDGVLLLGCKYGEDYQCHFVKGSELCDRRMENVADSLKRLGVEPERVVQSELAIDDYDKVSDLIDTFVNDMIKIGPNPFKGY, encoded by the coding sequence ATGCCCGAAAAAATCGGAGTTTATTTCGACCAAGCAAGCATCTCTCCTTTCCTGAAAGCAGAAGACATTGCCGAATTTGTCGGTAAAGTTTATGCTAATGAGTGCCCGGTGATCAAGTGTCACCCTAGACTCAATTCAGAGGAAGGAAGAAAGCTTATTCAGGAAGATATCGACGCTGGCAACGTTGATGCAGTATTGATCTGCGGCACAAGCCCTCGCGTTGACTGGGATATATTTAACTTTGACAATGTCATGGTTGAACGAGTCAACTTGCGTGAACAGTGCATCAAGGTTTTCAGGAATCCTGACGGCTCCTTACCCGATCCGGATGGTGAAGTTCCTGAACTCCTCCAAATAATGGCGAACGAATACGTCAAAATGGGACTCATGAAACTTACGAAAGGCGGAATACCTGAAGCTCAGGTACTCAGCTGTACGAAAGTCGTTATGGTTCTCGGTGGTGGTTTCACAGGTCTTACTGCAGCTCTTTACGCTGCCAAGACTAACCACGACGTTATATTAGTGGAAAAGCAAGACACTCTTGGCGGTAAAGCTGCTGGAATGTACAAAACTTTCCCACTTGCATACCCCTACCTCGAAGCTCATGCTACCGGTATTGAAGACCTAATCGCTGAAGTTGAATCCAACTCCAGAATTAAAGTTCTCAAATCTGCCGAACTTACGACTCTCGAAGGTGCTCCAGGTGAATACACCGCTAACATTAAAGTTGGCTCCAGTTCAGAAGCAATGCCTGTTGGTGCAGTTGTTCTGGCTACTGGTTGGGTCCCTCAGGATACTAAGTACGTTGAGCCAATGGGTTACGGTTCTTCCAAAGTTGTTACTGCCGCTGAATTTGAAGCAATGGTTAAAGCTGGAAAAATGGACGCTACGTCTGTTGCTTTCGTGCTCGATACCCGCCTCAGTGAAGCTAAGTTTGCAGCAGAAGAAGATGTTTATGCTAATCGCTCTGATGAAGAAATTGCTTCTGACGATGCTGATGCAAAAGTTGCAGCTGATGCTAAGACAGCTCAAGCAGCTGAAGACGGCGTAGAAGAAGAGTTTGTTTACGAAGATATGGAATCTTACAAACATCTTCCTTACAGCTCAGAGCTCAGCAGTCTAGTAGCTCTCAAGCAGGCTAACTACGTTCGTGAAATGAACGAAGACGGCATTGCTTACATCATCTATGATCACATGATGGTCCCAGGTGTAAATGAGCGCTACTACCGTGCTGCCCAGGATGATCCGGGCATCATGTTAACCAAGGGTACAGTCACTTCCGTTAAGGAAGAGGGCAACTCCATGGTTATTGCTGCTAGCAATACTCTACTTGGTGAAAATATCGAAATTCAGGCTGATCTGGTCGTCGTTCCTACAGGCATGGTTCCTACCACTGCTCATGATCCGACCATCAACCTCGTATATAGACAAGGACCTGCATTCCCCGATCTCAAGCAGTTCGACGGATATGCAGATTCTAACTACATCTGTTTCCCTTACGAAACACGCCGTACCGGTGTTTACGCCGCAGGTTGTGTTCGTCAGCCAATGACCATGGGTCTTGCAAGGGAAGATGCAGCCGGTGCTGTTCTCAAAGCGATTCAGTGTATCAACTCCGCCAATCATGGCGTTGCTGTTCACCCTCGTTCTGGTGATAACAGTTACCCTGTTTTCAACTTCATGCGTTGCACACAGTGTAAACGTTGTACCGAAGAATGTCCTTTCGGTGCACTTGATGATGATGAAAAAGGAACACCAAAGCCAAATCCATCACGCTGTCGCCGCTGTGGTACCTGTATGGGTGCTTGTCCGGAACGCGTAATCGGATTTGACAACTACAATATCGACATGGTCGGTTCTATGATCAAACAGGTCGATGTACCTGATGACATGGAAGTTGGTGGTCCTCGCTTTATCGTTCTCGCTTGCGAAAACGATGCTTATCCTGCTTTGGATATGGCAGCAATGCGCGGCAAAGGCTGGTCACCGTATGTTCGTGTAGTTCCTGTTCGTTGTCTTGGCTCTGTAAACACCATCTGGATTGCAGATGCGATGTCTAAGGGTATTGACGGCGTACTTCTACTCGGTTGTAAGTACGGTGAAGATTATCAGTGCCACTTTGTGAAAGGTTCCGAACTGTGTGACCGCCGTATGGAAAACGTCGCTGACTCTCTTAAGAGACTTGGTGTCGAACCTGAGCGTGTTGTCCAGTCTGAACTCGCCATTGACGATTACGACAAGGTTTCTGACCTCATCGACACATTCGTTAATGACATGATCAAGATTGGTCCCAACCCGTTCAAGGGATACTAG
- the aprA gene encoding adenylyl-sulfate reductase subunit alpha, with translation MPLLPINEASKGVALAEPELIEKDVDILLVGGGMGNCGVAYEACRWIEKVGGDISIMLLDKAALERSGAIAQGLSAINTYLGENNADDYVRMVRTDLMGIVREDLIFDLGRHVDDSVHLFEEWGLPCWIKKDGKNLDGAQAKAAGLSLRNGDACVRSGRWQMMINGESYKCIVAEAAKMVLGEDGYMERIFIVKMLLDVNEPNRIAGAVGFSTRENKVYLFKCNTAVVACGGAVNVYRPRSTGEGMGRAWYPVWNAGSTYTMCAQVGAEMTMMENRFVPARFKDGYGPVGAWFLLFKAKATNYKGEDYCETNRAMLKPYEERGYAKGHVIPTCLRNHMMLREMREGRGPIYMDTATALQNTFKDLTPAEQKHLESEAWEDFLDMCVGQANLWACMNIKPEETGSEIMPTEPYLLGSHSGCCGIWTSGPDESWVPDSYKVKAANGKVYNRMTTVDGLFTCADGVGASGHKFSSGSHAEGRIVGKQMVRWCVDHKDYKPAVKETLADLAKELYQPWYTYEEGKSISTDPVVNPNYITPKNFMMRLVKATDEYGGGCATLYVTSGALLKTGFHLLGMLEEDSKKLAARDLHELMRCWEQFHRLWTVRLHMQHISFREESRYPGFYYRGDFMGLDDDNWKCFVNSKYDVEKGETVIFKKAYHQIIPV, from the coding sequence ATGCCTCTACTTCCTATTAATGAAGCTTCCAAGGGTGTAGCTCTTGCAGAGCCAGAACTTATAGAAAAAGACGTGGATATTCTTCTCGTCGGTGGCGGAATGGGTAACTGTGGTGTTGCCTATGAAGCTTGTCGTTGGATCGAAAAAGTTGGTGGCGATATCTCCATCATGCTTCTCGATAAAGCTGCTCTAGAACGTTCCGGTGCTATCGCACAGGGTCTTTCTGCTATTAATACTTACCTCGGTGAGAACAATGCTGACGATTACGTTCGCATGGTTCGTACTGACCTCATGGGCATCGTCCGTGAAGACCTTATCTTTGACTTAGGTCGTCACGTTGATGATTCCGTACATCTTTTTGAAGAGTGGGGCCTTCCTTGCTGGATCAAAAAAGATGGCAAAAACCTCGACGGTGCACAAGCTAAGGCTGCTGGCCTTTCCTTGCGTAACGGCGATGCTTGCGTTCGCTCCGGCCGCTGGCAGATGATGATCAACGGTGAATCTTACAAGTGTATCGTTGCTGAAGCTGCTAAAATGGTTCTCGGCGAAGACGGCTACATGGAACGTATCTTCATCGTTAAGATGCTTCTAGACGTCAATGAGCCAAACCGCATCGCTGGTGCTGTTGGTTTCTCCACTCGTGAGAACAAAGTATACTTGTTTAAGTGCAACACAGCTGTAGTAGCTTGTGGTGGCGCAGTAAACGTATACCGTCCTCGTTCCACTGGTGAAGGTATGGGGCGTGCATGGTATCCAGTATGGAACGCAGGTTCCACATACACCATGTGTGCTCAGGTTGGCGCTGAAATGACCATGATGGAAAACCGCTTCGTACCCGCTCGTTTCAAAGACGGTTACGGACCAGTTGGCGCATGGTTCTTGCTCTTCAAAGCTAAAGCAACCAACTACAAAGGCGAAGACTATTGCGAAACAAACCGCGCAATGCTCAAACCTTACGAAGAACGCGGATACGCTAAAGGACATGTTATCCCAACATGTCTTCGTAACCACATGATGCTTCGTGAAATGCGTGAAGGCCGTGGACCAATTTACATGGACACAGCTACCGCACTTCAGAATACATTCAAAGACCTCACACCTGCTGAGCAGAAACATCTTGAGTCTGAAGCTTGGGAAGATTTCCTCGACATGTGTGTTGGCCAGGCTAACCTCTGGGCATGTATGAATATCAAACCTGAAGAAACAGGTTCTGAGATCATGCCTACTGAACCATACCTTCTCGGATCTCACTCCGGTTGTTGTGGTATCTGGACTTCCGGTCCAGACGAATCATGGGTTCCTGACTCTTACAAAGTGAAAGCTGCTAACGGTAAAGTATACAACCGTATGACTACTGTTGATGGTCTCTTCACTTGTGCTGACGGTGTTGGTGCTTCCGGACATAAGTTCTCTTCCGGATCCCACGCTGAAGGCCGCATCGTTGGTAAGCAGATGGTACGCTGGTGTGTAGATCACAAAGACTACAAACCTGCTGTTAAAGAAACTCTTGCTGATCTCGCTAAAGAATTGTACCAGCCTTGGTACACTTACGAAGAAGGCAAATCCATCTCTACTGACCCAGTAGTTAACCCTAACTACATCACACCTAAGAACTTCATGATGCGTCTTGTTAAGGCGACTGATGAGTACGGTGGTGGTTGTGCAACATTGTATGTTACTTCTGGCGCTCTTCTGAAAACAGGATTCCATCTTCTTGGAATGCTTGAAGAAGATAGCAAGAAGCTAGCTGCACGTGACCTTCACGAATTGATGCGTTGTTGGGAACAGTTCCACAGATTGTGGACAGTTCGCCTACACATGCAGCACATCAGCTTCCGCGAAGAATCACGCTACCCTGGTTTCTACTACCGTGGAGACTTCATGGGTCTTGATGACGACAACTGGAAATGCTTCGTAAACTCCAAGTACGATGTTGAAAAAGGCGAAACCGTCATTTTCAAAAAAGCATACCACCAGATCATTCCTGTTTAA
- a CDS encoding ABC transporter ATP-binding protein — MAELHLHDVSVRFGGLQALAEVNFSLMPGEIVGLIGPNGAGKTTVFNVITGVYNASGGNVEYDGASLQGLKPYQVLAKGIARTFQNIRLFQNMTALENVMVAQHSRTGCGILGAIFRTPSQKLEEAQIKERAMEELRFAELEDFADEVASSLPYGHQRRLEIARALASDPTTILLDEPAAGLNPAESSELMETIRKISARGINVLMVEHDMKVVMGICQRLVVLDHGVMIAKGNPEEIQKNPAVIEAYLGN; from the coding sequence ATGGCAGAACTTCATTTACACGACGTGAGCGTCCGCTTTGGTGGATTACAGGCTCTGGCAGAGGTTAATTTCTCTCTTATGCCGGGAGAAATCGTAGGGCTTATCGGGCCTAACGGTGCTGGTAAAACTACCGTGTTCAACGTTATCACTGGAGTATATAATGCTTCCGGCGGAAATGTTGAATATGATGGTGCAAGTCTTCAAGGGCTTAAACCCTATCAGGTCTTGGCTAAGGGTATAGCTCGTACCTTTCAAAATATCCGTCTTTTCCAGAATATGACTGCATTGGAAAATGTAATGGTCGCTCAGCACTCCCGCACTGGTTGTGGCATACTGGGCGCGATTTTTCGTACTCCTAGTCAAAAGCTTGAAGAAGCGCAGATTAAAGAAAGAGCTATGGAAGAACTTCGCTTCGCAGAGTTGGAAGATTTTGCTGATGAGGTGGCATCCAGCCTTCCTTATGGACATCAGAGACGCCTTGAAATTGCAAGGGCTCTCGCTTCCGATCCAACTACCATTTTACTAGATGAGCCGGCAGCAGGGTTGAATCCTGCCGAAAGTTCAGAGTTGATGGAAACCATTCGTAAAATCTCCGCGAGAGGGATCAATGTATTGATGGTTGAGCATGACATGAAAGTTGTCATGGGCATCTGTCAAAGACTTGTTGTTCTCGATCACGGGGTGATGATTGCAAAGGGAAACCCTGAAGAGATTCAGAAGAATCCCGCTGTAATTGAGGCATATCTCGGTAATTAA
- a CDS encoding branched-chain amino acid ABC transporter permease produces the protein MEYFLQQLINGITLGSVYALIALGYTMVYGIIQLINFAHGEFFAAGGYVGVIFMSYLLSQGAPAWVCLSGSLILAMAYCAMLAVAVERVAYKPLRNSSRLSVLLSALGMSIFLQNGLMLTQGVYDKAYPTELTQGGFEMGNVMLSYMQLFIVSLTAFLLVALNLLVFKTRMGKAMRSTAQDKVMSALVGINANRTISITFAIGAALAAAAGIMVGLYYGSVRYDMGFVPGIKAFAAAVLGGIGNITGAMIGGFIIGMVEIFAAGYISGEYKDVFAFVILIAVLYFRPSGIMGENVDDTRV, from the coding sequence ATGGAATATTTTTTACAACAACTCATCAACGGTATAACTCTCGGTAGCGTTTATGCGCTTATCGCACTCGGTTATACTATGGTGTATGGCATCATCCAGCTCATCAACTTTGCTCACGGTGAATTTTTTGCGGCTGGCGGTTATGTAGGCGTTATATTCATGAGTTACCTTTTATCACAGGGGGCGCCAGCGTGGGTTTGCCTTTCAGGATCTTTGATTCTTGCAATGGCATATTGCGCGATGCTCGCTGTTGCAGTCGAGAGGGTCGCTTATAAACCACTCCGTAATTCATCTAGACTTTCTGTACTTCTTTCCGCTTTGGGTATGTCAATTTTCTTGCAGAACGGATTGATGCTGACTCAGGGCGTATATGACAAAGCTTATCCAACTGAACTGACTCAGGGCGGTTTCGAAATGGGTAACGTAATGCTTTCTTATATGCAGCTTTTCATAGTCAGTTTGACCGCATTCTTACTTGTTGCCTTGAATCTTTTGGTATTTAAGACTCGCATGGGTAAGGCGATGCGCTCCACTGCGCAGGATAAAGTAATGTCTGCGCTTGTCGGAATCAACGCAAACCGTACTATTAGTATCACCTTTGCTATTGGAGCTGCGCTCGCTGCTGCTGCCGGAATAATGGTTGGTCTCTACTACGGCTCTGTTCGTTACGATATGGGATTTGTTCCGGGTATCAAAGCCTTTGCCGCCGCAGTTCTTGGTGGGATCGGTAATATTACCGGTGCGATGATTGGTGGATTCATCATTGGTATGGTTGAAATTTTTGCAGCAGGCTATATTTCAGGCGAATACAAAGACGTGTTCGCATTTGTAATTCTTATCGCGGTGCTTTATTTCAGACCTTCAGGAATCATGGGAGAGAACGTTGACGATACCAGAGTTTAA
- the qmoC gene encoding quinone-interacting membrane-bound oxidoreductase complex subunit QmoC has protein sequence MEKDIRIKPDLQFIKELQAVGGDGVKKCYQCATCSVACPLSPADNPYPRKEMVWAQWGLKDKLVNDIDIWLCHNCGQCSDLCPRGARPADMLAGLRNMAYQKMVTPSCFGKWMSSPKHLPKLIAIPAVIYMVIWFIMAGVRGSFFPLKDGNVVYGHLFPGDFTIDPIFMLAFGFMAWTFYKGVKNLISSFADQPKVFAVGDKSERPSLLACFVDVCKNELLTHSKWKECGETDEADEQKFNGHRFIMLAFIFLMIVTGVVAVTHWGGKIIPFLSAIGHTPMPLWHPVKILANVGAVMLVYSLVLLTKRRLNQDESQHKSSYYDWYLLGIIWTIGVTGIMCELLRLAGIAGLAYPMYYVHLVAVFMLFVYLPWSKLGHLVYRTAALTYARYIGRLPMPVREEKTFTL, from the coding sequence ATGGAAAAAGATATTCGCATCAAACCGGATCTCCAGTTCATCAAAGAACTTCAGGCTGTCGGTGGTGACGGAGTTAAGAAATGCTATCAGTGCGCAACTTGTAGTGTAGCTTGTCCTCTATCACCTGCTGATAACCCTTATCCGCGTAAGGAAATGGTATGGGCTCAGTGGGGCCTTAAAGATAAACTCGTTAACGACATCGATATATGGCTATGTCATAACTGCGGACAGTGTTCCGACTTGTGTCCTCGTGGCGCTCGTCCAGCTGACATGCTCGCAGGACTGCGTAACATGGCCTACCAGAAGATGGTTACCCCATCCTGCTTCGGCAAATGGATGAGTTCTCCTAAACATCTGCCTAAGCTTATTGCTATCCCGGCAGTTATTTACATGGTGATTTGGTTCATCATGGCGGGTGTTCGTGGTTCCTTCTTCCCTCTCAAAGATGGTAACGTTGTCTACGGACACCTGTTCCCTGGCGACTTTACTATTGACCCGATCTTCATGCTTGCTTTCGGTTTCATGGCTTGGACCTTCTATAAGGGAGTCAAGAATCTGATCTCATCTTTTGCAGATCAACCAAAGGTCTTTGCTGTTGGTGACAAATCTGAAAGACCTAGTCTTTTAGCATGCTTCGTGGATGTGTGTAAAAATGAACTTTTGACACACTCCAAATGGAAGGAATGCGGTGAAACCGACGAAGCAGATGAACAGAAATTTAATGGACATAGATTCATTATGCTCGCGTTCATTTTCCTGATGATTGTAACTGGCGTAGTCGCAGTTACTCATTGGGGTGGAAAGATAATACCTTTCCTCTCAGCCATCGGTCATACACCGATGCCGCTGTGGCACCCGGTTAAGATTCTTGCAAACGTTGGTGCAGTCATGCTTGTTTACTCACTCGTACTGCTTACTAAACGTCGCTTGAATCAGGATGAATCTCAGCACAAATCCAGTTATTATGACTGGTACTTGCTTGGAATCATCTGGACAATTGGCGTAACTGGAATCATGTGTGAACTGCTTCGCCTCGCTGGCATCGCAGGACTTGCATACCCAATGTACTACGTCCATCTTGTCGCCGTGTTTATGTTGTTTGTCTATCTGCCGTGGTCTAAACTTGGACATCTTGTCTACAGGACTGCAGCTTTAACTTATGCAAGATACATTGGCCGTCTTCCTATGCCGGTCCGTGAAGAAAAGACTTTTACTCTTTAA
- a CDS encoding CoB--CoM heterodisulfide reductase iron-sulfur subunit A family protein, whose protein sequence is MSKSILVVGGGFSGITAALEAAEVGHEVFIVEKAPFLGGRVMQLNKYFPKLCPPSCGLEIQFQRIKNNKNVKFFTMAEVESISGSMGDFEVKVRIKPRYVGPGSVELSEVIEKLSNNVTDEFEFKLCDRKALYMDVPFAFPARYVLEKENCTDEDLKLLAGIDVIDLKEEEKVITLNVGSIVYATGWKPYDVTKLSNLGAGTVANCITNMQMERLAAPSGPTSGQIVRPSDGAQPKNIGFVQCAGSRDENHLNYCSYICCMASLKQAQYLREQYPDAKVTVYYIDLRTPGRYDKFAKRILSDDKINAVKGKVAEVIEVSGSGNVLVTVEDAETGIKAQTEHDLLVLATGMQPSLAGVPVPTGVQVDDQGFIVGGEEQGIFAAGCAKQPLDVMKTAQSGTASALKAIQTVIGR, encoded by the coding sequence ATGTCAAAAAGCATACTTGTCGTTGGTGGCGGGTTCAGCGGTATCACTGCTGCACTTGAAGCCGCCGAAGTAGGCCATGAAGTCTTCATCGTAGAGAAGGCACCATTCCTAGGTGGCCGAGTGATGCAGCTGAATAAATATTTTCCAAAGCTGTGTCCCCCTTCTTGCGGACTGGAGATTCAATTTCAAAGAATCAAAAACAATAAGAACGTTAAGTTCTTTACCATGGCTGAAGTGGAATCCATCAGTGGTTCCATGGGCGACTTTGAAGTCAAAGTTCGCATTAAGCCAAGGTATGTTGGTCCCGGTAGTGTAGAACTGTCAGAAGTCATCGAAAAACTTTCCAATAACGTTACCGATGAATTCGAGTTCAAGCTCTGTGATCGCAAAGCCCTTTACATGGATGTTCCTTTTGCGTTCCCCGCAAGATACGTTCTTGAAAAGGAAAACTGCACAGATGAAGACCTTAAACTTCTCGCTGGTATCGATGTTATCGACCTCAAAGAAGAAGAAAAAGTCATCACTCTCAATGTAGGTTCCATCGTTTACGCTACTGGTTGGAAACCGTACGATGTGACTAAACTTTCAAATCTTGGTGCCGGAACAGTTGCGAACTGTATTACGAACATGCAAATGGAACGTCTTGCAGCTCCAAGTGGACCCACCAGTGGCCAGATTGTCCGTCCTTCAGACGGCGCTCAGCCAAAAAACATCGGATTCGTACAATGTGCGGGTTCTCGCGATGAAAACCATCTCAACTACTGTTCATACATCTGTTGCATGGCTTCTTTGAAGCAGGCTCAGTATCTTCGTGAACAGTACCCTGATGCAAAGGTCACTGTATATTACATCGATCTTCGTACTCCGGGCCGTTACGACAAATTTGCGAAACGTATTCTTTCTGATGATAAGATCAATGCCGTTAAAGGTAAGGTCGCTGAAGTCATCGAAGTTTCCGGTTCAGGCAATGTTCTCGTCACAGTTGAAGATGCTGAAACTGGTATTAAGGCACAGACAGAGCATGATCTCTTAGTCTTAGCTACCGGTATGCAGCCTAGTCTCGCAGGTGTTCCAGTTCCGACTGGAGTACAGGTTGACGATCAGGGCTTCATCGTTGGCGGAGAAGAACAAGGCATTTTCGCTGCCGGGTGTGCTAAGCAACCTCTGGATGTCATGAAGACAGCCCAGTCAGGTACAGCTTCCGCTCTGAAAGCGATCCAAACGGTGATAGGGAGGTAA